A stretch of DNA from Bacillus sp. NP157:
TCATTGTTCTTCCGCTTCATTTCCGTTTCCGCGCAATACGTATCGCAAGATGTTGCGCCTCGTTGCTCGTCATTTGATGCGACGCCTGGCTCCATGAAACACAAACGGCGCCGCTCTTCCGAACGGCGCCGTCCACCAGGCATGCATGGCGTGGGTCAGAACGCGCCCGGATCCTCCGTCCGCGAGGTGTCCGGCGAGCCATCCGGATGGGTGAACCACAGCAGTACGTTGCGGCCGCGTGCACAGCCGCCACCGTCGGAGGCCGAGGTCAACACGCCTGCCGACGTCGCGACGTCACGGCCATAGCAGCTGCCGAGGTTGTCGCTGAAACGGTACGCCTGGGTGCTCTGCTGGCCGGTGTGTCCGGTCACGGCGCCGCCGGTAAGGGCCAGCGTATCCGCAGTGCTGATCCGGTTGTCCACGGCGGAGCGATACAGCGTCAGGCCACCCAGCTTCTTCGTGAACTGGCGCGAGAAGCCCTGCTGCACGCTGCTCGGCGCCGTCACGATGTTTCCGTCGGTGTCGAAGGTGTACTGGAAATTCGCGACAAGCGGGTAGGCGAAGTGCGCCTCGCTGGTCACCGTTATCCCCAGCGGCCCCTGGCGTGTGCGGGTCGTGCTGTCTACGCTGGTGCTCTGGTCGATCGCCTGTTCATACCGCGTGGCGTCGATGGTGAAGCCCTGCGTGTTGCGGAACGCCACGGTCTGGGTCACGTCGGTACTGACCCGGCCGCGCGACGTATCGACGTAGCCCGCCGTGCGGAAGCTGCGCGACGCCTGGGTAGCCACCGAGCCACCGATCACGCCGTTGCTGTCGGTCAAGCCGTCGGTGACGGTGGCGACCGGTGCCTGGCCTTGCAGCGTGTTGGTGGTCACCGCGCCCGTCAGCACCTTGCGCCCGCGATCGAGATAGACGAACAGGTTGCCGGTGACCGCGAAGTAGCTGTTCGCGCCCGTGACGCCGACGGATACGGCGTGCGGCTTGCCATCGTTCAACAGCGCGGCGAACGGAGTCAGGTCGACCCGGTAGGGCAGGAAGTTAAGCGTCTGCACTCCGGTGGTCGGGCGCCACATGTATGGATCGATGCCGCCGGTGAAGATCCACGGATAGACCGGTGCCACGCCAGCGGCGACGCCGTCGATGGAAACCTGCACTTCCCGGAACGAACCGCCGCCGCAGCTCTGCGCCTCGTCGGCCAGCGCGTCGGGCACGCACGAATACCAGAACTCATCGCCGCCCTGGCCCTGGGCAAACACGTCCAGGTAGGCGCGCTCGATGTTGGTCGGCAGCGTGAAGGTGCGCGACAGGCTGTCGGCACCGGTGTTGAGGTTCACCGGTCCGCCGGCGGTGCCGTCGGACAGCGGGAACACCGCATCGGGTGCATCCACCTTCGGCGCGAGGATGTTGGCCGGATAGAACACCAGCCGCGCCGAACCGCTGATGACGCCGGTGTATGTGCCATCGACGATATTGCCGAGGATCGCCTGGCCGGTCTGTCCGTTTTTCAGCAGGCTGGCGAAGTCGCTGACGTCGCGCTCCACGTGCCAGCTCGGTGATACGGCGGCCGAGGGCTCCTGGGTGGTGCCGAAGTAGATGTTGGCCCCACCCAGCCAGAACGACGCGGTGCGATCGAATTGACGGCCCGCGGTCACGGCGAAGTCCGCCTCGAGCACGACCTTCGACCACGAGGTACCGCAGCCCACCGGCGGTGCGTAGGTATACGGGTGGTTGGAGAAATCGCTGAAGGTGAAGCCGTTGAACAGCTGCACCGTGCAGGATTTGCCCGGCGGCCGCGGCACGGCGGGATCCGCGATGGCAACGTTCGCCGAACCTACGTTGAAACCGGGCGCCGTGGCTGCGAAAGCGCCCGGTGCAAGCACCGTCATCGCACAGCCCAGCCATCCCGCCCACAGGCCCTTGCGGCCCGCCCCAAAAGTGACAGCCATGCGTAACCCCTCGTCACGGATCTGCCCCCTGCCGGAAAAACGTAGCACACCTGCCGCAGGCGTGGGGGTGACTTCTTCACATCGAACAGGGGATCGGGAGCCGCTACCATCGGGCATCGGCAGCGAGGCGGCTACTCATGGACCAGACGTATACGTTCACCGTTCCCCGGCTGGAAACCGCGCGGTTCCACCTGCGCGAGTATCGACCAGGCGATTTCGAGGCCTTCGCGGCGCATCTCGCCGATCCGGAAAGCATGACCCACCTCAACCTGTCCGATCGGAAGACGGCGTGGCGGGTGTTCGGCTCGCATGCCGGGCTCTGGCTGCTGGGTGGTGCCGGGTGGTGGGCGATCGAGGATAAAGCCACCGGCCAGGTGCTCGGCAACGTCGGTGCATTCTTCCGCGACGGGTTCGAGACGCTGGAGATGGGCTGGAATACCTATCGCACGGCGTGGGGGAAGGGTGTCGCTCGCGAGGCGGGTGCGGCAGCGCTGGCATACGCACTCGATGTCAGGCGCGAGGCGAAGGTGCAGGCGTTGATCTCGGATGCAAACGAGGCGTCGAAGCGCGTGGCGGCACGGCTGGGCTTCCGCTACGAAGGCGAGGTGCTGCTCAATGGCAAGACGACTGGCTGCTATGTAATCCGACAGGGCGACGCGTCGATGGAGGCCGCACGATGATCGAATTCGATGTCGGCGACGAGGCGTTCTTCCGCTTCTCAAACAGGCAACCGGTGGCTGGGAAGGATGGCCTGGTCGAGGTGTTCAGGGTGCCTTCCGCGCGGGTGCTGCTGGCCAGTCGCGGCGTGGATTTCCTGGTGCTGATCGTGTTTCTTGCGGGATTCGCGTCGCACGCGGACCGGTTCACTTACTCGGCGGTGTTGCTGGGGGTGCAGGTAGTCCATGCCGCCGTGAAAGTGAGGACGTGGTGGCGGCCCGTCAGGGTCGAGCGGACGACGCTCCAGGATCCACGGGCTGCGCGGCAGACGCTGCAGTTCGAACACACCAGCTATCTCACGACGGTCTGCCTGATCCTGCCCGGGGTGATGGGGTATCCGCCGGCGTTGTTGTTCTATGCGTCGGCGGTGTTGCTGCTTGTAGTGATGGTGGCGATGTTTCGGACGTTGCGGCCCAGGAGGGTGGTGGTGTGGTGAGGGGGTGTGGGGTGGATAGGGCGGATTCGGACTGATAAAAAAACCCCGGGGTTTGGGCCCGGGGTTTTTGGTTTTCCTGTTTTGCCCGGTGGGTTGGGTCGCGCGCGGGCGCGCTCCTACAGGGGGTGGTTAGTGCTTGGGTAGGGCGTAGGCTACGACGTAGTTGCCCTTCGGCGTGTGCATGAAGTGGTGGCCGGTGGCGGTGATGACCACGAATTCGCGGCCGTCCTGCTCGTAGACCATCGGCATGGCCTGGGCGCCCGCGGGCAGCGGTGCGGACCAGATGGTTTCGCCGGTGGTGATGTCGATCGCGCGGATCAGGTTGTCGGTCGCCGCGGCGATGAACACCAGGCCGGACTTCGTCACCACCGAGCCACCGTTGTTCGGCGTACCGATCTGGATCGGCAGGCCGGTCGGCAGGCCGAACGGACCGTTTTCACGCGCGGTGCCGAACGGGCGGTCCCACACGGTGCGGCCGTCACGGATGTCGATCGCGCGGATGCCGCCGTACGGGGGCTCCTTGCACAGCATGCCGGTGGCCGGGAGCTGCCAGCCTGCGTTGACGTTCACGGCGACCGGGACGCCTTCCTGCGGATCGCCTGCGCCTTCGGCACGGGCTTCCTGCACCGGGTCGTTGAGCACGTCGCGTGCCTTCCAGCCCAGCTTGTCGGCTTCGGCGCGGGTCACCAGGTTCACGTAGTTCGGCATGTCGTTGTAGTTGGAGATGATCAGGCCACGGGCCGGATCGAACGCCACGCCACCCCAGTCGACGCCACCGTTGTAGCCCGGGTAATCGATGATCGGGTGCTTCGTATCCGGCGGCGTGAACTTGCCGCGGTAGTCGGCCTTGGCGAACTGGATGCGGCAGACGAGCTGGTCGATCGGGGTCAGGCCCCACATATTCTCGGGCTTGAGGTCCGGCTGGGCCACCGAGTTGAACTTCGAGAACGGCTGGGTCGCGCTGCGCGCCGCCGGCTCGAGGCCACCCTGCGGCACCGGACGCTCTTCCACGCCGAACAGCGACTTGCCGGTCTCGCGGTTGAGGACGTAGAACTCACCGTTCTTGGTCGGGAAGATGATCGCCGGCACCTTGGTGCCGTCCGCCTGCGGATAGTCCACCAGCGTGGGCGGGGAACCCGGATCGTAATCCCACACGTCGTGATGGGTGTTCTGGAAGGTCCAGCGCGGCATGCCGGTTTCGACATCCAGCGCGGTGAGCGACGGCGAGTACTTCAGCTCGTCGGCCGTGCGGCTGCTCGAGTAGTAGTCACCCGATGCATTGGCGACCGGCAGGAAGACCAGGCCAAGCTTGTTGTCGCCGGTGAACGAGGTCCACACATCGGGCGAGCCGCGCTTGTAGAGGTCGTCGCCCTGGCGCGGAGCCGGATCGTTCGGCGCAGCGGCATCCCAGGCCCACTTCAGGGCACCGGTCTTGACGTCGTATGCCTTGGTGACGCCAGCCGGGCCGAAGGCGCGCTGGCCGTCGACGGTGGTGTGGCCGACGACGATGGTGTCGCGGATCACGACCGGCGGCGAAGTGATCGCCACGTAGCCGTGGTAGACCTTGCCCATGTCGACGGTGAGGCTGACTTCGCCGTTCTGGCCGAAGCCCGTGCAACGCTGGCCGGTCTGCGCATCGAGCTCGATGACGCGTGCGTCGAGCGTGCCGACGATGATGCGACGGTCGCACAGTGCGCCGGTGGCCGGGGCGGGTGCGGCCGCGTCGGGCGTGCCCGTCGTGGCCTTGGCCGTGACGCTGGCCGGGTCTTCGTAGAAGCTCATCGAGCGGCACGACGGGGTGTACGGCACCGACTTCGGCGTGATGCCGGGGTCGAATTCCCACTTGTGCTCACCCGTGGCCGCGTCCAGTGCCACCACCTTGTTGAGGTAGCCGCAGACGTAGACCAGGTTGCCGATCTTCAGCGGGGTGTTCTGCACGCCCCAGCGCGTATCGGTCGGGATGTCGCCGACCTTCGCGGTCCAGGCGACCTGCAGGTCCTTCACGTTGGCCGGGGTGATCTGCGTGGCCGAGGTGTAGCGCTGCGCCGCCTGGTTGCCGCCGTAAGCGGGCCAGTCGGTCGACGGGATGCCGCTCTCGGTGCTCGGGCCGGTGTCGGCCGCGAACGGATTGTCGCCGACCGCCGGCACGTTGCTCGCTGCCGTGACGTGGTGCGGCACGAAGGCCAGGCCACCGGCGACCACGAAGGCGGCGATCAGCAGCGCGGGGATGCCGCGGGTGATGGCCTTCGACAGCTGGCCGCGATGCAGGCTCGGCAGCAGGAACGAGAAGGCGATCGCGAAGATCAGGATCAGCGCGAAGCGCGGCACCCAACCCCAGTAGTCGGCACCCGACTCCCAGATCGTCCACAGCAGGGTGAGCACGAACAGCACGCCGAACCACAGCGTGGCGCTGGTGCGGCGGCGGAAAAGGCCCACCGCGCTGGCGATGCTGAGGACGCCGGCGATGGCGTAGTACCAGTTACCGCCGAGGCTGATCAGGCGTGCACCGCCGACCAGCATGGACAGGCCAAACAGGCCCAGCACCAGCGCAAGCAAAAGCCTGCCCCAATGTGCGAGGGCACTCTCCGATGAAGTCATTTGGATCCTCGCTGAGGAATTGCCTCCCGCCAGCGTCATCCCACGCCCTGCGGTGGTTTGGGCCAGAAGGGGAGGCGGATGCGGGGAGCACTCACCGTCGCGGGTCTGGCGATGGAAACAAGGGTCCACCTCATGTGGGCCCGGGTCCGCGAGCAGGCACCCCTGGCAAAACGTCGCGCCTGCATAGCTATGCAAGATTACGCCCGCGAAGGGCGCTAAGCAAGGAAATGCTACGCTGGGGCCATGTCCCGGACCCTGCCTAACCCGCCAGGCGCGACGCGCGCCCAGCCTTCCTCCACCGCCGTTGCACGCCTTGCCGGGGTCTCCCAGTCCACCGTGTCACGGGTGTTCAGTGCGAGCGGTGCGGCAGTGTCGCCGGCCGTGCGCGAAAAGGTGATGAAGGCCGCCGCCGAGCTCAACTACCGCCCGAACGCGTTGCCGGCGATCCTGCAGACCGGGCGCTCCGGCATCGTCGCCGTGGTCGTCGGTGGCTTCTACAACCCGTTCTTCACCGAGTTCCTGCGTTGCGTCACCGAGGTACTGCGCGCGCACCGCCTCGAGATCATGCTGGTGGACACGCACAGCGACGATAACCTCAACGAGATCGTGGGCGAGCTGTCGCGCTACCGGATCGACGGGGTGATCAGCGCCATGGCGATCGGCTCGGCGCGCGTGGCACGGACGCTGGAAAGCGCCGGCATCCCGATCGTCGCCGTGAACTCGAAGCGGGTAGGCACGTTGCGTACCGTATCGACCGATAACCGTTCGGCCGGTGGCGTGGCCGCCGACCTGCTGGTGGACGGCGGCTGCCGGAAGATCGCTTACCTCGCCGGTCGTGAGAGCCAGTCGCAGACCGAGCGCGAGAAAGGCTTCCTCAAGCGACTGCAATCGCGCGGGATGCCGGTGCCGGATCGCCTCGTCGCCGGCTTCAGCTACGAGGAAGGCTACGCCGCGGCGAAGGCCTTGCTGTCCTCGGGCAGCCGCCCCGACGGGATCTTCTGCGTCAACGACCTGGTCGCCATCGGCGCGATGGACGCGTTGCGCATCGAGTACGGGCTGTCCGTGCCCGGCGATATCCAGGTCATCGGCTTCGACGACATCCCCATGGCCGGCTGGCGGGCGTACGACGTCACCACCTTCCACCAGGATATGCAGGCACTGGCGGAAGGCAGCGTCGCGCTGCTGGCCGACGAGCCGGTGAAGCCGTCGATCACCATCCCGCCGCGGCTGGTCTTGCGCGGCACGACGCGTCCACCGCGCTAGCTGGGGTCGTCAGGAACGGGTCGCGCGCATGGCCCGTTCAAAGGCGGGCAACAACAGGCGGTTGGTGAAGCCGCTGACGTGGTCGCCGTCGAAGAACAGCGGATGTCCGTCGAGGTAGGCGTGGCAGACCGGTCCGGGCGGACACATCAGCGGGAACGGATCCCAGACCGACGCGTTCGGTTGCGAAGCGGCGAGTTCGTGCACGGCGGCCAGCATCGGCGCACGCTGTTTTTCGAAGGTGGCACGATCGACATCGGCACCCGCACGACATACCGGGTTCATCCGGTCGTAGCTATCCGCGCAGCGGAACAAGGGCAGCTTCAGTAGCAGGTTCGGTGCGGTGATCACCGTGCGTGCGCCGGTGGCCTGGATGCGGGCCAGCACCGGCTCGCCGCGGGCGACCGACGCCTGCAGCGTGTCGCCGCCTGCCGAGGCAGGTTGCGGCGCCGTGCCACCACTGCCCGTGCCGCTGTCGACGACGGCCCACTGGTCGACATGGCGCGGCATGCGCAGCGAGGGCAGGAACACGACGTCGCCCGGCTTCACTCGCGTGACCAGGTCGTCGAGCACGCGCTGGCTGCTCGCCGCGCAATGCACCGTGTCGTCGCGCCACGCCTGCAGGCTGAGGAAGGGGCAGCCTTCGTTTTCGTAAAGCGTCACGACGGCACCCGTGTCGCGTGCGTAGCCGGCGAGCATTTCGCTTAAGGCCACCGCATGCGAATCGCCGATGACGTAGACGTTCGGTGCCGTCGGCTCCGACGTGCAGCGGCTGCCTTCGAAGGTTTGCCGCGAGCCCTTGCCGAGCGCGACGCTGGTCGAAGGCACGGCACACGCCGGCGCCTCGCGCGCGATGCGCCCCGCGTCGGGGTACCAGTCACGCGCATGCGTCGTCACCGTGGAGACGGAGAGGACGGGCTGCGAGTGGGTGATCTGCTTCATCACCCACAGGCCGCTGAAGACGAAGGCCAGGCCGAGCGCGGCCACCATCGGCCGCGGCAGCCGGCGCAAGCCCTCGGCACGTCGTGCGGGGGTTTCGATGTAGCGATACGAGGCGACGGCGAGGATCCCGGACAGGGCGACCGCCAGCCCTTGCAGCGGCCAGGTCGCCAGCCCGATGGTCCAGCGGAACAGCACGAACACCGGCCAGTGCCACAGGTAGAGCGAATACGAGAGCCGTCCGACCGTCGCCATCGGTCCCTCGGCGAGCACGCGGACGAAGGGGTGCGTGAGTTCGACGTGCCGCAGGCACAGGAGCAGGCCCAGCGTGCCGAGTACCGGCATCCATCCACCCGGCGCAGGGAAACTGCCCGGCTGGGAGACGACGAAGCCGGCGATCACCAGTGCGAGGGATGCCAGTGCACCGACGAGCCAATGGCGCTGGCTGGTCGCCGCATCCTGCAAAGGCGCCGCGGGCCACAACGCCTGCAGCTGGTAGAGCAGCACGCCCGCACCGATTTCCCAGAAACGGCTTCCCAGCAGATAGAAGGCCTGCGTCGGATCACGCGGACCCAGCCATGCGCCGTAAACAAGCGACGACAATGAAGCCGCCGCAGTGACCGCGGTGACGCCCCAACGCCAGCGTCCGCCGCGAAGCCACAGGAAGAACAGCACGGGGAACAGCAGGTAGAACTGCTCCTCCACGCCGAGCGACCAGGTATGCGTATACGGGTTGAGCTCGGCGATCGGCGAGAAGTAGTCGTTGTCGGCACGCGCCATCACGACGTTGCTGAAGCCGAAGAACGCGAAGCGGCCGGTCACCTGGTTGCGGTGGCTGAGCCATGCATCGGGTACGAAGACGGCATCGACCAGGGCGGTCACCAGCAGGCACACGACCAGCGCCGGCGCGATGCGCTGCAAGCGGCGGGCCACGAAGTAGCTGGCGAAGGAAGGCAGGGAGGCCTGCGGTCGCGAGCCGACCGAGGTGGCGACGACGTAGCCGGAGATGACGAAGAACACGTCGACGCCCGAGAAGCCACCCGGCAGCCACGCACTGTTGAGGTGGTAGAGCATGACCGCCAGCACGGCGAGGGCGCGCAGCCCATCGATGTACGGGAAGTAGGTATGGCCGTTGGCTTGGCTTTTCATCGTCGAGCTCGGGACGCGCATAGCCACCGCGGATGGCAGTGGTGGGTGCTGGCAGGCGGTTCCGCACGCGGCAGTGGGGACTGGCGGGCAGGGGGATTCGGGTGGCGTTCGCTAGCCTACTAGTAGGATGGGTTATGTCAAGGGCGGCATCGGACAGATGCCTCAACGGGCACCGTTACGGTGCAATTGTCGGCAGGCTGCCTTTCGTTCGGCTGACAGTAAGCGGGACGGTCCCCGGGCCTCTGCCGGAACGGGGTCAGGCGACCTGGCGCAGCGCCTCGTCATAGGCGACGTTGATTTCCGCCGCGCGCTGTTCTGCCTCGTCACGGGCTGCCTTACCCTGATTGACCACGCGATCCGGGTGGAACTCACGGATAAGACGGCGGTAGGCGTCCACGATCTGCTCGCGGGTGGCGTCCGGTGCGACGTTCAGCACTTCATGCCATGGCCGCCTGATGTTGATCGGCGCCAGGGTGTTTCGCGCCTGTTTCGGCTTGCCGATGAACGAGGCGGTGATCTTGTAGCCAAGGAACAGCGCGACCACGATGACGAAGATTTCAGTGCTGGTCATGCGAGCGCGCCTTCGATGTGCCGGGAGTAAGCCTGGAGTTGCCGGTGCCGGTCACTGTCGAGGTCGACAAGAGCCATCTCGTCGCGGACACGGGCCTGGATGGCGCGGGTGAGTCGTTCGCGCTCGGGGGCGTCGAGCAGGGCGTGCGCGACGGAAACGATGTCGAAGCGATCGCCCGCGCGCTGGCCCTGCTTGCGCATGACGTTCAGCGCGTAGGGTGCGCAAAGCAGCGCGTCGGAGCTGATGCTGGTGGCGTCCTTGCGACTCAATCCCGTCAGGCGCCGGACGCGCCACAGGCGCAGCACGGCGGCAAGGATCGACACATACAGCGCGGCCATCCAGCCGAGGATCACGTGGATCGGGCTGTAGACGACCGCGGGCATGGCGGCGAAGACGCAGGCGACGAGCAACACGGGCCCCGCGCAGGCGGACACGCCGATACGCCATGCACGCAAGCCGTGCAGTGGCGCGGCGTGCGCGGGTGCCTGCAGCGAGGACCAACGAAGGCGAAGCAGGCTGCGCGCGGGTGCGAGCATCGGCGGCAGGAACACATGACGACCGGCGAGCTGGAAGTCCGAACCCACCGAGACCGACCAGCGGCCGTTGCGCCCTTCCTGGAACACCACTTCGTTGTGATAGAGCAACAGCACGGCGTCGTAGACATACATCGCTACGACGCCTGCCAGCAGCCACCACGCGTGTGCAAGCATCCGCGAGGTCAGCCTTGCTTGCGGCTGAAGATCCGCTTGAAGAAGGTGCCCACGGCGGCGAGGCCGACAAGCACCAGCTTCCAGCCCGCGGCGAGCGCGCTGAGGATCACGGCGAAGAAGCCCTTCTTCGCGGCCACGGCCGCGGCACCGCCGACGATCAGCGCGCCCAGTCCGTATTCGGCCACGCGGTCACCGGTGTGGAAATCGGTGTAGGCCTGGCCGGCGTTGAAGGCGAAGCCGCCGATCGCGCTCTTGAACTGGCCAATGGCCGTGGTCAGGTCTTCCGGGTCAGCCACCAGCACGACGCTCATCACGCCGCTGCGGCCGAGCAGGCGCGCGTTGTAGTTCACCGATTCGTGCTGGGTCTTGTTGTTGCGAAGCACGAACGCCCAGGTCAGCGACTTGAACGTCGCGTCGTACTGCGGCCTGGTCTTCCAGCCGGTCACCGACAGAGGATCCCAGCCGTTCTGCAGGCGTTCCTTGTTGCTTTCCTCGGTGCCTTCGGTGACCGACTTCAGCAGGTCGTCGGCGTCGAGCTTTTCGTCGTCCTTCACGTAGCCGACGTCGTCATAGTCGAAGAAGGCCGCCCAGTCGAGAGCCTTCGGGGCCAGGGTATAGGTGTCGCTGTCGCTGGACGGGTTGTGCATGATCTTGTCCAGCCGGCGGGTGCCATCGGGACCGAGGAAGGCATAGCCCTCCGGCACATCCATGCTGGCCTGCGTACCGACCTGCACCTTGGTCGGGCCGACCTGCCAGGGCAGGTCCTTGATCTCTTCGGCGTGCGCCACGAAGGCAAGCAGCGAGAGCGCGAGCAGGGTCGCGAAACGATGGACGAACTTGGACATATCAATCTTCCTGAGCGTGCGCGACGACGCGCGAATACGACCCGCCATGGGCGAGCCCCTTGTCCTTACACATGCCGAAGTCCCCTGACGCGGCAGGTAAAAAGTGTGAAGGCGTGGGGGCGGGGCGTCAAGCGCGCCTGGCGGCGGGCACGCAGGTGGCGTGCCCGCTTCGTCACGTCCTGGGCCGCAACAGCGCGGTGAGACGGTCCGGACGCGTCGGGTCGCGCTGCAGATGCGGATAACGGAGACCCTGCGCGTAGTCCAGTTCCGCCGTGTGCGGCTTACCGTCGAGTTTCCAGCTCAACACAACGCGATGCTGCGGCGTCTGGCGGACCGCACTCAGAAGGCCTGCGCTCGTAAAGGGCTGGTCATTCACCTGGGTGATCGTCTCGCCGGGAGCCATCCGGGCCTTAAACGCGGGACTGTCCCACACGACACCGACGACGCGTCCCTTCTCGTCGACCGACAGACCGATCGAGCTGCTTAGATTCGTCGCACCCGACTCTTTCTCATCCTGCAGGAACGTCGCCGTGGGCGTATCGGTGTAGGCTAGGGTCCAACCCATCTTTTGCAAACCCTGCAAAACAAGGTCATCCCTGGCCTCGAGGCGCTGGCTCAGATAGGTTTGCCAGTCACCCGGTGCAAGGCCGGCAAGGGTGCCGGCGATATCCGCCATGGTGTACGTCGATACGTCGCCCGGCGTGCCAGTGACGGCAAAAAAGCGGTGGGCGAAGTCGTCCATCCCGACCCGGCCATGACTTTGCGCGTCGAGCTGTGCGTGCACGTCCAGCCACAGCAGCACGCCTTCGCCGTAGTAATCCTTGCGA
This window harbors:
- a CDS encoding J domain-containing protein, producing the protein MTSTEIFVIVVALFLGYKITASFIGKPKQARNTLAPINIRRPWHEVLNVAPDATREQIVDAYRRLIREFHPDRVVNQGKAARDEAEQRAAEINVAYDEALRQVA
- a CDS encoding LacI family DNA-binding transcriptional regulator — protein: MSRTLPNPPGATRAQPSSTAVARLAGVSQSTVSRVFSASGAAVSPAVREKVMKAAAELNYRPNALPAILQTGRSGIVAVVVGGFYNPFFTEFLRCVTEVLRAHRLEIMLVDTHSDDNLNEIVGELSRYRIDGVISAMAIGSARVARTLESAGIPIVAVNSKRVGTLRTVSTDNRSAGGVAADLLVDGGCRKIAYLAGRESQSQTEREKGFLKRLQSRGMPVPDRLVAGFSYEEGYAAAKALLSSGSRPDGIFCVNDLVAIGAMDALRIEYGLSVPGDIQVIGFDDIPMAGWRAYDVTTFHQDMQALAEGSVALLADEPVKPSITIPPRLVLRGTTRPPR
- a CDS encoding DUF2167 domain-containing protein, coding for MSKFVHRFATLLALSLLAFVAHAEEIKDLPWQVGPTKVQVGTQASMDVPEGYAFLGPDGTRRLDKIMHNPSSDSDTYTLAPKALDWAAFFDYDDVGYVKDDEKLDADDLLKSVTEGTEESNKERLQNGWDPLSVTGWKTRPQYDATFKSLTWAFVLRNNKTQHESVNYNARLLGRSGVMSVVLVADPEDLTTAIGQFKSAIGGFAFNAGQAYTDFHTGDRVAEYGLGALIVGGAAAVAAKKGFFAVILSALAAGWKLVLVGLAAVGTFFKRIFSRKQG
- a CDS encoding GNAT family N-acetyltransferase, encoding MDQTYTFTVPRLETARFHLREYRPGDFEAFAAHLADPESMTHLNLSDRKTAWRVFGSHAGLWLLGGAGWWAIEDKATGQVLGNVGAFFRDGFETLEMGWNTYRTAWGKGVAREAGAAALAYALDVRREAKVQALISDANEASKRVAARLGFRYEGEVLLNGKTTGCYVIRQGDASMEAAR
- a CDS encoding membrane-bound PQQ-dependent dehydrogenase, glucose/quinate/shikimate family, with the protein product MTSSESALAHWGRLLLALVLGLFGLSMLVGGARLISLGGNWYYAIAGVLSIASAVGLFRRRTSATLWFGVLFVLTLLWTIWESGADYWGWVPRFALILIFAIAFSFLLPSLHRGQLSKAITRGIPALLIAAFVVAGGLAFVPHHVTAASNVPAVGDNPFAADTGPSTESGIPSTDWPAYGGNQAAQRYTSATQITPANVKDLQVAWTAKVGDIPTDTRWGVQNTPLKIGNLVYVCGYLNKVVALDAATGEHKWEFDPGITPKSVPYTPSCRSMSFYEDPASVTAKATTGTPDAAAPAPATGALCDRRIIVGTLDARVIELDAQTGQRCTGFGQNGEVSLTVDMGKVYHGYVAITSPPVVIRDTIVVGHTTVDGQRAFGPAGVTKAYDVKTGALKWAWDAAAPNDPAPRQGDDLYKRGSPDVWTSFTGDNKLGLVFLPVANASGDYYSSSRTADELKYSPSLTALDVETGMPRWTFQNTHHDVWDYDPGSPPTLVDYPQADGTKVPAIIFPTKNGEFYVLNRETGKSLFGVEERPVPQGGLEPAARSATQPFSKFNSVAQPDLKPENMWGLTPIDQLVCRIQFAKADYRGKFTPPDTKHPIIDYPGYNGGVDWGGVAFDPARGLIISNYNDMPNYVNLVTRAEADKLGWKARDVLNDPVQEARAEGAGDPQEGVPVAVNVNAGWQLPATGMLCKEPPYGGIRAIDIRDGRTVWDRPFGTARENGPFGLPTGLPIQIGTPNNGGSVVTKSGLVFIAAATDNLIRAIDITTGETIWSAPLPAGAQAMPMVYEQDGREFVVITATGHHFMHTPKGNYVVAYALPKH
- a CDS encoding acyltransferase; the protein is MKSQANGHTYFPYIDGLRALAVLAVMLYHLNSAWLPGGFSGVDVFFVISGYVVATSVGSRPQASLPSFASYFVARRLQRIAPALVVCLLVTALVDAVFVPDAWLSHRNQVTGRFAFFGFSNVVMARADNDYFSPIAELNPYTHTWSLGVEEQFYLLFPVLFFLWLRGGRWRWGVTAVTAAASLSSLVYGAWLGPRDPTQAFYLLGSRFWEIGAGVLLYQLQALWPAAPLQDAATSQRHWLVGALASLALVIAGFVVSQPGSFPAPGGWMPVLGTLGLLLCLRHVELTHPFVRVLAEGPMATVGRLSYSLYLWHWPVFVLFRWTIGLATWPLQGLAVALSGILAVASYRYIETPARRAEGLRRLPRPMVAALGLAFVFSGLWVMKQITHSQPVLSVSTVTTHARDWYPDAGRIAREAPACAVPSTSVALGKGSRQTFEGSRCTSEPTAPNVYVIGDSHAVALSEMLAGYARDTGAVVTLYENEGCPFLSLQAWRDDTVHCAASSQRVLDDLVTRVKPGDVVFLPSLRMPRHVDQWAVVDSGTGSGGTAPQPASAGGDTLQASVARGEPVLARIQATGARTVITAPNLLLKLPLFRCADSYDRMNPVCRAGADVDRATFEKQRAPMLAAVHELAASQPNASVWDPFPLMCPPGPVCHAYLDGHPLFFDGDHVSGFTNRLLLPAFERAMRATRS